In Streptomyces sp. TS71-3, the following proteins share a genomic window:
- a CDS encoding sensor domain-containing protein, with protein MLRAVLGSPGEAAYGLLAPLPGFFCGSALLLILASGLFASVVLVGPVLLVGVPLAARGTGAMHRALLGGLLGERIQPPPHRPRSPQGLLERARAALTDADGWRSAAFTIAFMPVGALLVLVFTMVRLYGLLALSYPIWWRLVTSDGGHRGLGLGIGGVHLDNWVAALLTCPAGLLPMALSTWCTRGLLNLAVRPMARALLGPGRLDARVHVLEDTRALAVQDSAATLRRIERDLHDGAQARMIAVAMTLARARERLARLPGAEPELVSGRELVDTALAESRTAIGELRELIRGIHPPALDDGLDVALETLAARAGIPARTETDLPVRPPEAIESIAYFCAAELLANATRHSGATAVRIGAHIDAAHAGGVLRLTVRDDGHGGAHLRRQGAARGAGGTGLHGLAERVSTVDGRLSIVSPDGGPTAITVELPFRRRELDAESDAMTEAR; from the coding sequence ATGCTCCGCGCGGTTCTCGGTTCGCCGGGGGAGGCCGCGTACGGGTTGCTCGCACCGCTGCCCGGGTTCTTCTGCGGGTCTGCGTTGCTTCTGATACTCGCCTCGGGCCTGTTCGCGTCGGTCGTCCTGGTCGGCCCGGTGTTGCTGGTCGGCGTGCCGCTCGCGGCGCGCGGCACCGGTGCCATGCACCGCGCGCTGCTCGGCGGGCTGCTGGGCGAGAGGATCCAGCCGCCGCCCCACCGGCCCCGGTCGCCCCAAGGGCTGCTCGAACGCGCCCGCGCCGCGCTGACCGATGCCGACGGCTGGCGCTCCGCCGCCTTCACGATCGCCTTCATGCCGGTCGGGGCGCTACTGGTGCTGGTATTCACGATGGTTCGCCTGTACGGACTGCTCGCGCTGAGCTATCCGATCTGGTGGCGGCTGGTCACGTCGGACGGTGGACACCGCGGTCTGGGACTCGGCATCGGAGGCGTCCACCTCGACAACTGGGTGGCCGCACTGCTGACCTGCCCGGCTGGTCTCCTGCCGATGGCGCTCTCCACCTGGTGCACCCGAGGACTGCTCAACCTGGCCGTCCGGCCGATGGCCCGCGCACTGCTCGGGCCCGGCCGGCTCGACGCCCGCGTCCACGTTCTGGAGGACACCCGCGCGCTCGCCGTGCAGGACTCCGCCGCCACCCTCCGGCGGATCGAGCGCGACCTGCACGACGGCGCCCAGGCGCGGATGATCGCGGTGGCGATGACGCTCGCCCGGGCACGCGAGCGGCTGGCCCGGCTCCCCGGTGCGGAGCCCGAACTCGTCTCCGGGCGCGAGCTGGTGGACACGGCGCTGGCCGAGTCCAGGACCGCGATCGGCGAACTGCGAGAGCTCATCCGCGGTATCCATCCGCCGGCCCTCGACGACGGTCTTGACGTGGCACTGGAGACCCTGGCCGCCCGGGCCGGGATCCCGGCCCGGACGGAGACGGATCTGCCGGTACGGCCGCCGGAGGCCATCGAGTCGATCGCCTACTTCTGCGCGGCCGAGCTGCTCGCCAATGCCACGCGGCACTCCGGAGCCACAGCCGTCCGGATCGGGGCGCACATCGATGCCGCGCACGCCGGAGGCGTACTCCGGCTGACCGTCCGGGACGACGGACACGGCGGCGCGCACCTGCGCCGGCAGGGTGCGGCACGGGGCGCCGGCGGAACCGGGCTCCACGGCCTCGCAGAGCGGGTCAGTACGGTGGACGGACGCCTGTCGATCGTCAGCCCCGACGGTGGCCCCACCGCCATCACCGTCGAACTGCCGTTTCGCCGCCGGGAGTTGGACGCGGAGTCGGACGCCATGACGGAGGCCCGGTGA
- a CDS encoding response regulator transcription factor produces MRIVVAEDAAVVREGLVQLLRDRGLDVVAAVGDAEALVAAVEEQRPDAVVADIRMPPTHRDDGLRAALKLRERHPDLGVLLFSQYVETRYADRLAAGGLAGLGYLLKERVVDIEEFVDALRRVADGGTALDPEVVAQLLAARRSAEALSALTRREHEVLSAMAEGRTNAAIADALGVSRRAVEKHTAAIFDKLGLPRTESRHRRVLAVLHYLDRLD; encoded by the coding sequence CTGCGGATCGTCGTCGCCGAGGACGCGGCCGTCGTCCGCGAGGGGCTTGTGCAGCTCCTGCGCGACCGCGGTCTGGACGTGGTCGCCGCGGTCGGCGACGCCGAGGCGCTGGTCGCCGCCGTCGAGGAGCAGCGCCCGGATGCCGTGGTCGCCGACATCCGGATGCCGCCGACCCACCGCGACGACGGCCTGCGCGCCGCGCTGAAACTCCGCGAGCGCCATCCGGACCTCGGCGTACTGCTCTTCTCGCAGTACGTCGAGACCCGGTATGCCGACCGCCTCGCGGCGGGCGGCCTCGCCGGACTCGGGTATCTGCTCAAGGAACGCGTCGTGGACATCGAGGAGTTCGTCGACGCGCTGCGCCGGGTGGCAGACGGCGGCACGGCGCTCGATCCGGAGGTGGTCGCCCAGCTCCTGGCCGCACGCCGTTCGGCCGAGGCGCTTTCGGCGCTGACCAGACGGGAACACGAGGTGCTGTCCGCCATGGCCGAGGGCCGCACCAACGCGGCCATCGCGGACGCGCTCGGCGTCTCCCGCCGGGCGGTGGAGAAGCACACCGCGGCGATATTCGACAAGCTGGGCCTGCCCCGAACCGAATCCCGGCACCGTCGCGTCCTCGCGGTCCTGCACTACCTCGACCGGCTCGACTGA
- a CDS encoding class I SAM-dependent methyltransferase, whose amino-acid sequence MAVLDIAYIGRLYVKYQIDLGKVRDAQRSYLAERGKAMKPQLDDYEAEITYLLLREQRPEAVVEIGTFHGWSTRWILSALRDNGTGHLSSFDIVDNAVKNVSADLSDGRWAFTKGDVRENLAKVPDNTAYLFIDADHGARFARWYIGNLFPVVPPKTPVSVHDVFHGRRPKPLSEGSVVIKWLGERGIEFFTPSTARAPEATEYLAEVKEELGLDIPVRTSSHNPMIFFELP is encoded by the coding sequence ATGGCCGTGCTCGATATCGCATACATAGGCCGTCTGTACGTGAAGTACCAGATCGACCTGGGCAAGGTCCGCGACGCCCAGCGCAGTTACCTCGCGGAACGTGGAAAGGCGATGAAGCCTCAGCTCGACGACTACGAGGCCGAGATCACGTACCTTCTGCTGCGGGAGCAGCGCCCCGAAGCGGTCGTGGAGATCGGGACGTTCCACGGCTGGTCCACCCGCTGGATCCTGAGTGCCCTGCGTGACAACGGCACCGGGCACCTCTCCTCCTTCGACATCGTCGACAACGCCGTGAAGAACGTGTCCGCGGACCTGTCCGACGGGCGCTGGGCCTTCACCAAGGGGGACGTCCGGGAGAACCTGGCCAAGGTGCCGGACAACACCGCCTACCTCTTCATCGACGCCGACCACGGTGCCCGGTTCGCCCGCTGGTACATCGGCAACCTCTTCCCGGTCGTCCCGCCGAAGACACCCGTCAGCGTGCACGACGTGTTCCATGGACGCCGGCCGAAGCCGCTGAGCGAGGGGTCCGTCGTCATCAAGTGGCTTGGGGAGCGCGGCATCGAATTCTTCACGCCGTCGACCGCGAGGGCTCCAGAGGCCACCGAGTATCTGGCAGAGGTGAAGGAGGAACTGGGTCTCGACATCCCGGTACGCACCAGCAGCCACAACCCGATGATCTTCTTCGAACTGCCGTAG
- a CDS encoding peptidyl-tRNA hydrolase, with protein MRDEARQFVLPMVVRIERAAPPARTDALETAARAVLVMLSDPRSLGTGPWAEAVRDWQDARIRKVVRRARGAEWRRAEALDGITVTGRTAEVRVFPPVPLDGWPKDLARLQVSGTQLDDPEPPAEPDPTAPVLWISPHVDMTAGKAMAQAGHGAQLAWWDLSEPERTAWREAGFPLSVRTADPARWRTVTSGGGPVVRDAGFTEIAPGDTVAVEGHHRVAESSGAHGQ; from the coding sequence GTGCGTGACGAGGCGCGGCAGTTCGTGCTGCCGATGGTCGTGCGGATCGAGCGCGCCGCTCCCCCGGCCCGCACGGACGCGCTGGAGACCGCTGCCCGTGCGGTGCTGGTGATGCTCAGCGATCCGCGGTCCCTCGGCACGGGACCGTGGGCAGAGGCCGTGCGCGACTGGCAGGACGCACGGATCCGGAAGGTGGTGCGCCGGGCGCGCGGCGCCGAGTGGCGTCGTGCCGAGGCGCTGGACGGCATCACGGTCACCGGCCGGACCGCCGAGGTGCGGGTCTTCCCGCCGGTTCCGCTGGACGGCTGGCCGAAGGACCTGGCCCGGCTCCAGGTCTCGGGCACCCAGCTCGACGACCCGGAACCGCCCGCTGAACCTGACCCCACGGCCCCCGTCCTCTGGATAAGTCCACATGTCGACATGACGGCGGGCAAGGCCATGGCCCAGGCAGGACACGGCGCCCAACTCGCCTGGTGGGACCTGTCGGAACCGGAGCGCACCGCTTGGCGCGAGGCGGGCTTCCCGCTCTCCGTCCGCACGGCCGACCCCGCCCGCTGGCGCACCGTCACGTCCGGCGGCGGGCCCGTGGTGCGCGACGCGGGCTTCACGGAGATCGCCCCGGGCGACACGGTGGCGGTCGAGGGCCACCACCGGGTCGCGGAGTCTTCCGGTGCGCATGGGCAGTAG